One genomic region from Anaerolineae bacterium encodes:
- the relA gene encoding GTP diphosphokinase — translation MVGSTKLIDVEQLISQLDDKSGAGAQLVRRAYERAVQAHAGQARASGESYIQHPLAVASILADLRLDPATIAAALLHDVVEDTTITLDDIRQEFGEEVARLVDGVTKLENINQLRNMGRPDLEEEQAENLRKIFLAMVDDVRVVLIKLADRLHNMRTLGALPEHKRRRIAKETLEIYAPLANRLGIWQIKWELEDLAFRYLEPATYKRIASLIDERREDRMRTLEQITEILRQRLKEAGIEAEVSSRPKHIYSIYRKMQRKGVDFDQIYDVRAVRIIVNTIAECYAALGIVHSLWKPIPREFDDFIATPKDNMYRSLHTAVVGPDGKPLEVQIRTWEMHRTAEYGIAAHWRYKEQLTKRDVDFENKIAWLRQIMEWRKEVTDAREFVDSLKTDVFQDRVYVFTPQGDVIDLPAGATPVDFAYHVHTEIGHRCRGARVNGRIVSLDYQLQNGDQVEIITAKRGGPSRDWLNPQLNYVKTSRARSKIRQWFRRQDREQNIQLGREILDRELKRLNAEDTNIDELAMAFGYEKADDFLAAIGYGDINSQQIATKVLAGERLRVQQEEKLAALSEAKPAPAAGDVSVMGTSGLLTKLAGCCNPLPGDPIVGYVTRGKGVTIHRQDCPNVLRLQDKERLIAVDWGSAEDQAYPVMIVVKAFNRGGLLRDIAALVADEGIDMSSAHAITGEKGNIATITATLEITSVAQLSRVLAMIERIPNVIEARRLVG, via the coding sequence ATGGTTGGTTCGACCAAGCTGATTGATGTGGAGCAGTTGATATCGCAGTTGGATGATAAGAGCGGCGCCGGCGCACAGCTCGTGCGCCGCGCCTATGAGCGCGCCGTGCAGGCCCACGCCGGCCAGGCCCGCGCCTCCGGCGAATCCTATATCCAGCACCCGCTGGCTGTCGCCAGCATCCTCGCCGACCTGCGCCTGGACCCCGCCACCATCGCCGCGGCCCTCCTGCACGACGTGGTGGAGGATACCACCATCACCCTGGACGATATCCGCCAGGAGTTCGGGGAAGAGGTCGCCCGACTGGTGGATGGGGTGACCAAGCTGGAGAACATCAACCAGCTGCGCAATATGGGCCGGCCGGATTTGGAGGAGGAGCAGGCCGAGAATCTGCGCAAGATATTCCTGGCCATGGTGGATGACGTCCGCGTGGTGCTCATCAAGCTGGCGGACCGACTGCACAACATGCGCACCCTCGGCGCTCTGCCGGAACATAAGCGCCGGCGCATTGCCAAAGAGACGCTGGAGATCTACGCCCCGCTGGCCAACCGGCTGGGCATCTGGCAGATCAAGTGGGAGCTGGAGGACCTGGCCTTCCGCTATCTGGAGCCGGCCACCTACAAGCGCATTGCCAGCCTGATCGACGAGCGGCGCGAGGACCGCATGCGCACCCTGGAGCAGATCACCGAGATACTGCGCCAGCGGCTGAAGGAGGCCGGCATCGAGGCGGAGGTGTCCAGCCGGCCGAAGCACATCTACAGCATCTACCGCAAAATGCAGAGAAAGGGCGTGGACTTCGACCAGATTTACGACGTGCGGGCGGTCCGCATCATCGTCAATACCATCGCCGAATGCTACGCCGCGCTGGGCATCGTCCATTCGCTCTGGAAGCCCATCCCGCGCGAGTTCGACGACTTCATCGCCACGCCCAAGGACAACATGTATCGCTCCCTGCACACCGCGGTGGTGGGGCCGGACGGCAAGCCCCTGGAGGTGCAGATTCGCACCTGGGAGATGCACCGCACAGCGGAGTACGGCATTGCCGCCCACTGGCGTTACAAGGAACAGCTTACCAAGCGCGATGTGGATTTCGAGAACAAGATCGCCTGGCTGCGCCAGATTATGGAATGGCGCAAGGAAGTTACCGATGCCCGTGAGTTCGTGGACTCATTGAAGACCGACGTCTTCCAGGACCGGGTCTATGTGTTCACGCCGCAGGGCGATGTGATTGACCTGCCGGCCGGCGCGACGCCGGTGGACTTCGCCTATCACGTGCACACCGAGATCGGTCACCGCTGTCGCGGGGCGCGCGTCAACGGCCGCATCGTCAGCCTGGATTATCAGCTCCAGAACGGCGACCAGGTCGAGATCATCACTGCCAAGCGGGGCGGCCCCAGCCGGGACTGGCTCAACCCCCAGTTGAACTACGTCAAGACCTCCCGGGCGCGCAGTAAGATCCGGCAGTGGTTCCGCCGGCAGGATCGCGAGCAGAACATCCAGCTCGGCCGAGAGATCCTCGATCGGGAGCTGAAGCGGCTCAACGCCGAGGATACCAATATTGACGAGCTGGCGATGGCCTTCGGCTACGAGAAGGCAGATGACTTCCTGGCCGCCATCGGCTACGGCGATATCAACAGCCAGCAGATCGCCACCAAGGTGCTGGCCGGCGAGCGACTGCGGGTCCAGCAGGAGGAAAAGCTGGCCGCGCTCAGCGAGGCGAAACCCGCGCCGGCCGCCGGCGACGTCAGCGTCATGGGCACCAGCGGCTTGCTCACCAAACTGGCCGGCTGTTGCAATCCTTTGCCCGGCGACCCCATCGTCGGCTACGTCACCCGCGGCAAGGGCGTGACCATCCACCGACAGGACTGCCCGAACGTTCTGCGCCTGCAGGACAAGGAACGGTTGATCGCCGTGGATTGGGGCAGTGCGGAGGACCAGGCCTATCCGGTGATGATTGTGGTGAAGGCGTTCAACCGGGGCGGGTTACTGCGGGATATTGCCGCGCTGGTGGCCGATGAGGGCATTGATATGAGTTCTGCCCATGCCATCACGGGCGAGAAGGGGAACATCGCCACCATCACCGCCACCCTGGAGATCACGAGTGTGGCACAGCTCAGCCGGGTGCTGGCGATGATCGAGCGCATCCCCAATGTGATCGAGGCCCGCCGGCTGGTGGGCTGA
- a CDS encoding peptidylprolyl isomerase, translated as MAKKPKKQDMTLTKKQERLRYRDQQARRNVLLGVIIGAIVVAAIIIAGVIYEYVYKPSSPVAVVNGERISTTEYQKMYLYQLENLNQYLRNLETEKARLDPNDSNVASIIQFYDQLITQAQAQLADLPNSVLEDLIQDRVIRQGARDEGIVVTDEEVQKRIEELFGYNPNPPTPTPEPSPAPGTTATPAPTPTIMTREEFSRLYSLYLENLKRTTGMSEAEYREVIRGLLYREKLQALIESSVPTSGEQVRARHILVTDEETAKKVLERLKAGEDFGNLAQEFSQDTATKSIGGDLGWFPRGQMVKEFEDAAFALEVGQISEPVKTQFGYHIIRVDAHEMDRPYDPAVLNQMKQKAFNDWLQQAMEKASIQRNWSPDKVPATPTPAFLGS; from the coding sequence GCGATCAGCAGGCGCGCCGAAATGTGCTCCTGGGGGTGATCATCGGTGCGATAGTGGTAGCGGCCATCATCATCGCCGGCGTCATCTACGAGTACGTCTATAAACCCTCGTCACCCGTGGCGGTGGTGAACGGTGAGCGCATCTCCACCACCGAATATCAGAAGATGTACCTGTATCAGCTCGAGAACCTGAACCAGTACCTGCGCAACCTGGAGACAGAAAAAGCCCGCCTGGACCCCAATGATTCCAACGTGGCGAGCATCATCCAGTTTTACGACCAGCTCATCACCCAGGCCCAGGCCCAGCTCGCGGATCTGCCCAACTCGGTGCTGGAAGACCTGATCCAGGACCGCGTCATCCGCCAGGGCGCACGCGATGAGGGCATTGTCGTAACGGATGAAGAGGTCCAGAAGCGGATTGAGGAGCTGTTCGGGTATAATCCCAACCCGCCTACCCCCACCCCGGAGCCATCGCCGGCCCCTGGCACGACGGCGACGCCGGCCCCTACGCCCACCATCATGACGCGAGAGGAATTCAGCCGGCTCTACTCCCTGTACCTGGAGAACCTGAAGCGCACCACAGGTATGAGCGAGGCGGAATATCGCGAGGTGATTCGCGGCCTGCTCTACCGCGAGAAACTGCAGGCGCTCATCGAAAGCAGCGTCCCCACTTCCGGGGAGCAGGTGCGCGCCCGCCATATCCTGGTGACGGATGAGGAGACAGCGAAGAAGGTGCTGGAGCGGCTGAAAGCCGGCGAGGACTTCGGCAACCTCGCCCAGGAATTCTCCCAGGACACTGCCACGAAATCCATCGGCGGCGACCTGGGGTGGTTCCCGCGCGGGCAGATGGTGAAAGAGTTCGAGGATGCCGCCTTTGCGCTGGAAGTAGGCCAGATCAGCGAGCCGGTCAAGACCCAGTTCGGCTATCACATCATCCGGGTGGATGCACACGAGATGGATCGGCCGTATGACCCTGCGGTACTGAACCAGATGAAGCAGAAAGCCTTCAATGACTGGCTCCAGCAGGCCATGGAGAAGGCCAGTATCCAGCGCAATTGGTCGCCGGACAAGGTGCCGGCCACCCCCACGCCGGCCTTCTTGGGGAGCTGA